The following nucleotide sequence is from Tardiphaga alba.
CCCTAAGCCTTCGTTCCGACTGAGATCGGACGGTGTTTGGGACGGCAGTAAAGCGTTGTGGAGAGTTTGAGATGACCAAGTTTGCGTTCGCGGCAGTCGCCGTTCTGGTGACGGGTGTGACGGCAACGCAGGCAGCGGATCTGGGCTATCGGTCGCGCGGACCGGCGCCCTATACGGTCGCGCAGCCGCTGAATGGCTATAGCTGGGCCGGCCCGTATCTGGGTGCCAATCTCGGTTATGAGTGGGGCAATGTCTCCGGCGCCTCGGCCAAGCCATCGGGCATCGCAGGCGGCGTGACCGCCGGCTACAACTGGCAGAGCGGCAACATTGTTTACGGTGTCGAAGGCGACATCCAGTTGACGGGCGCCGATGGCCGTTTCGCCAATTACAAGTTCTCGAACCCGTGGTTCGGCACCGCGCGCGGCCGTCTCGGCTACGCCGTCAACAATGTGCTGCTCTACGGCACCGCCGGTCTAGCCTTCGGCAGCCTGGAGGCCGAGCTCGGCAACCTGCAGCAGTCCTTCACCTCGATCGGCTGGACCGCCGGTGTCGGCGCCGAAGTCGGCATCTATCAGAACTGGACCGCAAAGATCGAATATCTCTATGTCGATCTGTCCAAGAACAACTACTCGCTCATTCCGTCGAACAGCGGCCTGGACTTCAGCACCGTCCGCATCGGCGTGAACTATCACTTCTAAGTCTTACGAGTTTAAGCCTTACGAGTTTAAGCCTTGCGGGTTTAACCCAACAGGTAGCGGCGGGTCGGCTCATGCCGATCCGCTTCTCTCCAAGCTCCAAGTGAGAAGAAACCAGCACGACCCACTCCCGACCGCCTCGCGGTCGGGATTTTTCTTGCCGGTGACGTCCGGATTGTGCGCGCGGCGCTACCCGGTAATCACCAGATCGACCGCCTTCGGTCCCTTGCCCTTCTTGTCGGGCTCGACCTCGAATGTGATCCGCTGTCCCTCGATCAGGTCCTTCAAGCCCGCACGCTCGACTGCGGTGATGTGGACGAAAACGTCTCGTCCCCCGTCATCCGGCTTGATGAAGCCGTAGCCACGTTCGCCATTGAAGAATTTGACCGTACCACTCATGCCCATCGGGAAACTCCCTCCCCGCAATGCTCCGCCCCGGCGCACTTGCGCCGCGACCGACCGGACATTCACTCCTCAGATGCTTGGCCGTTTCTTTTGATAGTCTTTTTTGGGCCTTGTCACTCCGCCGCAACCATTCGCGGAAGCGGAACGTAAAGCCAGTCACGCAACCAGCTTAATACGGTTCCATGAAGGTGACTACCGTTTTTGGAAACGTGGCAGGAGAGTTGCCGCTTGAGTAGTTGAGTCCGCACTCACGCCTTGGCGTTTTCGAGCCGGAAGCGCGCCACGCCGCCGACACCGAGCGGCCTTTCCAGTTGCGGCAGGATCTGGCGTAGCTCGTCCTGCAATTTCCACGGCGGATTGACGATCAGGAGTCCGGTGGAAGTCAGCGGACCGTCGGGGTCTTGCGGGGCAATGCTGAATTCGAGGCGCAGGCATTTTCCTGGCGTCGCCGACGCTGCCGCGGTGGCGGCGACGCTGCGCGAAAGATCATCGGTGGGACGGCGGCTCTTGGCCGGATACCACAGCATATAGATGCCGGTCGGCCATTTGGCATAGGCCTGTGCAAACCCCGCGGCCAGCCTGGAGAATTCGTCCTTCGCCTCGAAGGGGGATCGATCAGCACCAGGCCGCGACGCTCCTTCGGCGGCACGTAAGCGGGCAGACCGACCCAGCCGTCAATATCGACCACGCGGGCCTGTTCGTCATGGCGCAGTGCCGAGATCAGCTGTTTGCGCGCCACAGGCTCCAGTTCACAGCACACCATGCGATCCTGCGGCCGCATCATCGCGCGGGAAATCAGCGGCGAGCCGGGATAGGCGACCAGATCACCATCGGGATTGAAGGCGCGAACGATGTCCAGGTAGGGCGCAATCAGCTTCTCGGCGGCATCACTGAAGCTCGACTGCATCATACGGGCGATGCCGGTGCTCCATTCGACCGAGCGCGTCGCCTCGTCGCCGGTGAGATCATAGCGGCCGGCACCGGCATGGCTGTCGATGACACGAAACGGCGTCGGCTTCTCGTGCAGATGGGTCAGGATACGGACCAGCACGAGATGCTTGATGACATCGGCAAAATTGCCGGCATGGAAGGCGTGGCGATAATTCATGGGAGATGGAGTACGCCAAGTGGCTCCAACCCTCAACTTGTCATCCCCCGCCTAGCGCGCCGAAGGCGCGCGCGGAGCGGGGGATCCAGTAGACACCGGCTGCGCAGCTCAACCACTTCTGCCAGCGCTTACTGGATTGCCCGGTCCTAGCGCGCAATTGCGCGCACGGCCGGGCAACGACAGAGCGCGCCTACCCACCCCTGACCGGCGGCATCACTATCTTGTCGCGGCGGCAGGCGCGGCGGTCGATTTCCTCGCAGGCGCGGAACTGAAGATCCTTGCTCATGCAGATCCGCACCTCCTGCAAGCGATTGCGCTCGCAGGTGATGGCGATGGCGGAG
It contains:
- a CDS encoding outer membrane protein, with amino-acid sequence MTKFAFAAVAVLVTGVTATQAADLGYRSRGPAPYTVAQPLNGYSWAGPYLGANLGYEWGNVSGASAKPSGIAGGVTAGYNWQSGNIVYGVEGDIQLTGADGRFANYKFSNPWFGTARGRLGYAVNNVLLYGTAGLAFGSLEAELGNLQQSFTSIGWTAGVGAEVGIYQNWTAKIEYLYVDLSKNNYSLIPSNSGLDFSTVRIGVNYHF
- a CDS encoding cold-shock protein, producing the protein MGMSGTVKFFNGERGYGFIKPDDGGRDVFVHITAVERAGLKDLIEGQRITFEVEPDKKGKGPKAVDLVITG